The Pseudochaenichthys georgianus unplaced genomic scaffold, fPseGeo1.2 scaffold_645_arrow_ctg1, whole genome shotgun sequence genome has a window encoding:
- the LOC117443635 gene encoding exosome RNA helicase MTR4-like: MADAFGDGLFSVFDDEQQTTTSKKIPASLTAEIGKVITKNGADKDAASPAVKREADSDGGEEVLFGKKARHEAICANDLNLAEFMPQVKVEQVETVEGCCHEVALQANEEYKPLKPRVGKAAKEYPFVLDPFQREALLCIDNNQSVLVSAHTSAGKTVCAEYAIALALREKQRVIFTSPIKALSNQKYREMYEEFQDVGLMTGDVTINPTASCLVMTTEILRSMLYRGSEIMREVAWVVFDEIHYMRDLERGVVWEETIILLPDNVHYVFLSATIPNAKQFAEWICHLHKQPCHVVYTEYRPTPLQHYIFPSGGDGLHLVVDENGDFREDNFNTAMQVLRDAGDSGGSGGGKWDPRRKGGTRGPSSVFKIVKMIMERNFQPVIIFSFSKKECEAYALQVAKLDFNTEKRMVEEVFSNAIDCLSDEDKKLPQVEHVLPLLKRGIGIHHGGLLPILKETTRDPVL; this comes from the exons ATGGCGGACGCTTTTGGAGACGGTTTGTTCAGCGTGTTTGACGATGAACAACAAACTACCACAAGCAAAAAGATACCCGCTTCTCTGACTGCAGAAATCGG GAAAGTTATTACTAAAAATGGCGCCGATAAAGATGCGGCTTCTCCTGCCGTCAAGAGGGAGGCCGACAGCGACGGAGGAGAGGAGGTGCTGTTCGGGAAGAAAGCTCGACACGAGGCCATCTGTGCGAACGACCTGAA TCTTGCAGAGTTCATGCCCCAAGTGAAGGTGGAGCAGGTGGAGACCGTGGAGGGATGCTGTCACGAG GTCGCACTGCAAGCCAACGAGGAATACAAACCGCTGAAGCCGCGAGTGGGGAAAGCAGCCAAG GAGTACCCCTTTGTTCTGGATCCCTTCCAGCGCGAGGCCCTGCTGTGCATCGACAACAACCAGTCTGTGCTGGTGTCGGCTCACACCTCGGCTGGAAAGACCGTCTGTGCCGA ATACGCCATCGCCCTGGCGCTCAGGGAGAAGCAGAGGGTGATCTTCACCAGCCCCATCAAAGCGCTCTCCAACCAGAAATACAGAGAGATGTACGAGGAGTTCCAGGATGTCGGTCTGATGACGGGAGATGTCACCATCAACCCCACCGCCTCCTGCCTCGTCATGACGACCGAG ATCCTGAGGAGCATGCTGTACCGAGGCTCTGAGATCATGAGGGAAGTCGCCTGGGTCGTTTTTGATGAGATCCACTACATGAGGGACTTAG AGCGTGGTGTTGTCTGGGAGGAAACCATCATTCTGCTTCCGGATAACGTGCATTACGTCTTCCTGTCGGCCACCATCCCCAACGCCAAGCAGTTTGCCGAGTGGATTTGCCACCTTCACAAGCAG CCATGCCATGTCGTGTACACCGAGTACCGTCCCACTCCTCTGCAGCACTACATCTTCCCATCAGGGGGCGACGGACTCCACCTGGTTGTGGATGAGAAC GGAGACTTCCGAGAGGATAACTTCAACACGGCCATGCAGGTGCTGAGAGACGCCGGGGATTCTGGGGGAAGTGGAGGAGGAAAGTGGGACCCGCGAAGGAAAGGAGGCACCAGAG GTCCGTCCAGCGTTTTTAAAATCGTGAAGATGATCATGGAGAGGAACTTCCAGCCCGTCATCATCTTCAGTTTCAGCAAAAAGGAGTGCGAGGCGTACGCTCTGCAGGTGGCCAAGCTCGACTTTAACacag AGAAGCGTATGGTGGAGGAAGTGTTCAGCAACGCCATCGATTGTCTGTCGGACGAGGATAAGAAACTCCCTCAG